The genomic DNA TGCTTTTCTTAAAATATGTCTTTAATCCACCATCCGCACCCCAGTATAAATTATTTTTAGGGTCATCACCATTGCCAAATCTTTGTGGAACCGGTATAATACCCTGATGTTTATTATCGCATAGTGTCACAATTGCATAAATTACAACAGCCTTGTTATCCGCCATTAATTTTTGCAAGTTTTTGACTATTTCTTCACGCGATTCAATTCTATTGCCCGCTCCCCTTGAGGGCTTTATCTGAAATTCCCTCCCTTGATGGGAGGGATTAAGGGAGGGTGAATTATCTGAATTTTCAGGAGACGAACGAGACGATTGGTATTCAATTATAGTATCAAATCGCGTTACAAAAATCGCATCAAAATAAATATCTTCCAGAGGCTCAATGACTACCTTATCCCCGGGCCTTGCATTCAAACACAGCGCAACCCCACATGAATCAAAACCTGCAAATATCCCCATATGCCATACCCAGTAAGGAATGCTATCTATATTAACAAGCGGAACATCGGTATCATAAATTTTTTCTGTAACCAAAAAATATATTATATCACCCTTTCTTAACTTTGTATGTTCAAAGTCCCCCTTCAATACACCATCCAGACCTTCAACAGGTCTTCCTAATTTGCCACTTTTAACCAATTTAGATGGATAAACACTCAATTTTTTCCAATCTTTACCAGTAACATCTTTATATGCCAGAAATATCAATCCCATACAATCCAACTTCTCCTTAGACCTTCCTTCCCAGACAAATGGCACACCAAGGTATTCCTTCGCCGCCTCAAAAAACTTATCGCCAATTGTTTCATTGAGTGAATCAACATCCACTTGAGCAATGAGCAAGGTGCAGATACCAATTACCAACACTAAAAGCATCTGTGCATAAATGCGAATTTGTGAAATAGTAAAAATAATTAACCCCCGGCTTTCTTTTTCTTAATCAATGCAATCAGTGCAGCATTATATGGTCTATTTTTATCTCTGTTTAATGAATAGTAGACCTGGACATTTATCCGTTCACCTTTAATCAAATCCTCTCGTTCAAGAATTTTCAAGTTTCTACACGCCGTTACCCGAGGAATATTTAATATCTCAGAAAAATCATCCGCAGTCAATGCCTTCTTATCTAATAAGATTTCAATCATCCTAAGTCTGGTCTTATTGGCCAATCCCTTAAATAATTTTAGTAAAAAATTCATTTCTCACCTAACCTTTAAATACCTGTCCACAAATGCGAATTTGTGAAGTATCTTTTTAAGACGCATTTGAAAAAATAATTGTCATGCTAAATTATACTTATTATTGTTATTAAATCAAGAAAATAAATCATCTGAGCAAAAATGCGAATTGGTGGAATGATTTGATTACGAATTATTATTTTCTCACGAGATCAAAGTTATCGGGTTTGGTTTTCATTATACTACAAACTTCAGAAAAAGAGATGGGTCTGAAATTCCAGCAATCTACACCAACATCAAACGATTTACCCCATCCTTCAAGTTGGCCATGGCTGTGACCATATAAATGCCAAGAGCCATAATGAGATTTTGGCCAGACCCGCATTGCATAATGACACAAGACTATTTCTTGGTTTTCAACCAAAATTGTGATTATCCTATCTTGAAAGATATGAAATCGTTTTGCATCCTCCCTAAGAATTGATGGGTTAAAATTTTCTAATTTATCGTGTGAACCCTTGATTAAAAAGATATTACCTTTGAGTCTTTTGATAATTTCTACAATTCTTTCACATTGCCTCCCCGCATGTCCAAAAACAAAATCACCGATAATATAGACCTGGTCAACTGGACGGACAACCCTATTCCAATTCTCAATCATTTTCTCATTCATTTCATCAACATCCTTAAATGGCCGTTTGCAGTATTTGATAATATTTGTATGATAAAAATGCGTATCAGCAGTAAAATAAATCATTTCTTCTCCTCGGTGATTTATTTCTCTTTCTGCACCATTTAAAATCCACATACCATTTGCCTTTTGCACGATTGACAATGGTCAGCTTAAATGGTGGATGCTTAAGGTTTTTGGATAGATTTTCGAAATATTCTAAAACCAACCTGTAGGCAGCTTTTTCTGATTTATCCTGATTTTTTTCGTAATACGCAATAATATGGCCGAGTTCGTGGGCAATATGAGAACCGGTCATTATGTTAGCGATTAAAGAATTTCCGCCAAAATCCTTTGGCAAATGTCGCTTTATTCTTACGATTTTAGGATAATCTTCTCCAAGTGCACAACAACCACCCCAAGAAAGGCCTCTGTCAAGCACAAATTCAGTCTTATCCGTAATATAGCGTTGGTAATATTTGTAAATACCAGAAAGCACTAAAATTCTCTTAAGACTTTTTGTTATCTTCTTGGTGCAGTGTGAATCGCTTAAATGCTCCATACTCAGAATAATTTACTATTCAATTGTCCAAAGAATAAATTCACTGGCGAAATAAATCTATTTTATTTTTTGATGTATCAATCAGCACGTAAGTTAATATTCCACTCTGTCCGGGCTGAATACAAATCGTATCCCCGATATTCGCTTTCCAAACACCAGAAATCTCAGGCGATTCGTGAATGTGTCCATGTAGAGACATCCTTGGCTGGTTTTTCAGCAAAAAATTATAGACCGCCTTAGAACCAACCTTGTTGCCATTTTGACAGACATCTAAACCAAGATTGGAAGGCGGCATATGAATAACATAAATTGTATTTCCTTTGTTTTTTGGCTTAGGCAATTTGCTCAATTCATCATCTAAGGTTGGCAAGGTATTGATATACGATTTCCAGTCTTTTATCTCTTCAAAACCATTATCCAGCGAAACGAGTGCAGTACCATACTGAATACCTATTTGATATTCATCTGTGTCTTTTCGACATCGGTCCTTAAGCCGGAAAGGATTATCCACAATAAAGTTCATCCCGATAAACTCATACCCTTCAATTTTTACTTTTCGTTGAGCAATATTCTTCACAAATTCAAATTTTTTACAAATCTCATCAAATCGCTTATCATAAATTCTCAAATCATCGTTACCTAAAAGACAAAGGTAATAGATTCTCTCCTTCTCAAATTTTTCAAAATATCCTTCAAGGTATTTGAGGAATTTTTCCTGCAATTTGAATATTGTATATTCATCTGTCTTAGGCATCATATCACCACCATTTATCACTATTTTAACATTATTCTTTATTGCCTCATTAAAATTAA from candidate division WOR-3 bacterium includes the following:
- a CDS encoding winged helix-turn-helix domain-containing protein, whose product is MNFLLKLFKGLANKTRLRMIEILLDKKALTADDFSEILNIPRVTACRNLKILEREDLIKGERINVQVYYSLNRDKNRPYNAALIALIKKKKAGG
- a CDS encoding phosphoesterase — protein: MIYFTADTHFYHTNIIKYCKRPFKDVDEMNEKMIENWNRVVRPVDQVYIIGDFVFGHAGRQCERIVEIIKRLKGNIFLIKGSHDKLENFNPSILREDAKRFHIFQDRIITILVENQEIVLCHYAMRVWPKSHYGSWHLYGHSHGQLEGWGKSFDVGVDCWNFRPISFSEVCSIMKTKPDNFDLVRK
- a CDS encoding metallophosphoesterase; this translates as MKILYTTDLHGNKEQFELNFNEAIKNNVKIVINGGDMMPKTDEYTIFKLQEKFLKYLEGYFEKFEKERIYYLCLLGNDDLRIYDKRFDEICKKFEFVKNIAQRKVKIEGYEFIGMNFIVDNPFRLKDRCRKDTDEYQIGIQYGTALVSLDNGFEEIKDWKSYINTLPTLDDELSKLPKPKNKGNTIYVIHMPPSNLGLDVCQNGNKVGSKAVYNFLLKNQPRMSLHGHIHESPEISGVWKANIGDTICIQPGQSGILTYVLIDTSKNKIDLFRQ